Genomic window (Daucus carota subsp. sativus chromosome 5, DH1 v3.0, whole genome shotgun sequence):
agaatcatcctaaCAAACCCGACAAGCGGAACCGTATCCTCCAAAATCTGATCTTCCCAATCCACAAAATCCTCCTctttctcctcctcctcctcctcctcctcatcatcatcaagcTCCCTTCTTGACTCCCCCTCTTTCCCCTGTGAAGTCACAGGCTTTCTCAACATTTCAGACCCATAAGCTTCTTGATTACCTCCCCTAGCCTTCAGGGCACCAAAAGGGGCTTTCTTGAAAGGCCAAGAAACAGCTGTAGAACAAGAAAAAGATTGGTTTGGAGTGATGGGGTTTTTGTGAAGATGGGTTTGAAGTGATTTTGCTAGCGAGATTGAATAGTATGCCATTGGATTTAAGTGCAAAATGGGGGGTTTTTGAGGGGTTATTTGTAGATATTATTGCGATGAATGTGTTGTTCCCAGAGTTATCACCATGCTCTGTGCTTTGGTGATTTTGCAAGGGCTTAACGGTCACAGTCTTGGAGAAGTCTTCGAAATTGGAGTTAATTGAATATTTTGTGGATTATATTAAtagaattttcaattaaataaatattttagatgtttttttaatatagctTTCTAGGAGAATGGTATCACAGTTGATTGTTAGTTTTGGAGTAGTTGATTGTGTATTTTCGTCATCCTccatgtatttttattaattaattattaagttgtgtataattattttaatataaatggtTTTCAtggatattaaattatataattattaattaattaattaaccaacactacaaaattttatatcatatatttactattattatcataaaatatatgagtcgtcattttattatttattatttattattaaatattagtagactaaataatattttaaacatgTTTTTAATCACTCATTTGTGAATAAATAAGTAGTATTTATTGTGGTAATATCCAAATTTTTGGTTAGgaaaaagttttcaaaattaaatttataaaattaaaatttatttttttatgtatgtgCAAGAAGGTATTAACAATCAAAGGGACAGTACTCatgagggagtatatatatatatatatatatatatatatatatatatatatatatatatatatatatattttgagtaAAGGAAGTATATTTTCTAGAACCAATGTATATGCTCATATGCCGGAAAATACTTACTTATCTCAGTTTTGCTGATCAGAAAGAACTGTTTTGAGTTGTAAATGGATTGATCTCACAACTCGTTCATGGCCTTCCCCAAGGAGgttagttttaacttttaactcCTGTCACTCAGCTGTTGGGCCTGTGTGGCAAACTATTTGGATCATGTCAAAACTCCTTTCTTTGCATAAGTTGGTACTTGGTATGGAACTCAAAAGTAATTTGATCGCAGGTTCGGCTAGCATGACGAACTTTTGGAAGTTGGGCAGGCTAGGAAATTGGTTTTAGCCCAACAATTATACTTCCAATTGTGTGTATAACTCTTTAGTCTTTATGGAATAATAAATACTGTAAATTCTTGGAAGTGCGGTCtatctattttttttcaaatttatattataatttaattattaatttttaaaaaattagtttttatattaaatttttattcaacttaaataaatcataaaattatattttatgaaaatttggaTACATGCTCAACTCTAGGTAAAAAGCGTTAATAACTTGGAGGGAGGTGGGAAGGAGAAatactaatatttattttgaattttcaatttacaacaatatatttaaaaacgaTACACCAAAGacattcttttatattatacacacacatataatataatatatatacttgtcCAAAGATATAGTACACATacttcaatatatttatatatgaaaagttttattattttaataaaaattattataattatttttctaaatattgatttgtattatatatactatatttagGTAAGAGAAGAATATTAAACTTTCATGTCAAAATAACATTTATAGATTTGATTATATtcctaaattatttatttattaatctaaaatgaaattaaacaactaaaaacaagaaaattaaCAAAAGGCGATCAGGATAAGGATGAATCAGAACAATATCACTGTCAAGATGAAGGTGATGATATTTGAAAACAACGATCCTGGCATCGGAAATTGCTAAATTTGTTACAAAATGCACGTCAATAATACTCCAAATTTCACATGATAAACGGTGAAATGTCTTGGATGGATAACCGATTATAAACGACAAATGTCATGTcacattatatttaatatatggcccacttttttcttttactctttttacatatctttaaatatttattgataaattttttatgatttttataatttgaattatattgaattgtttatatatgtataataagtATTGGGAATTTcgtatttcatattttttgtaaactatttaaaaagttgttgaaaaaaaaagatcgtattctaaaatattttgttaaaatagagACATTTAAACGAAAGagtgtttattatttataagttaaaaatattttttaatttatgcgtgtaatcaatattttattgatatttaCGATTTATGTGgtgttaaatttaataatataataataatatactataGATATATCCTTTGaagtgttatatatatttttataattcaaattctaaaaataaaataaaacaaaatacttaaattaataaaatttttgattttcttaaattttgatgaCAATCGACttgtatatactccctccgtcccattttaactgcttttgacttttttacacgtattttaagatgttaaaaaaattacatctaaacatgattattttttataaaatttatatcaaataaaagtttagagtctaaatttttatttgatataagtattgaaattttttattgagtgtagatattgtttttttacacctcaatatacgtgttaaaaagtcaaacatcagttaaaatggaacagagggagtattatttttaaaccGATTTGACCCGGGAGGTAAAAAAGAATGGACTTGTCTCTGGCAAAAGGTGCACTGAAAAATGAGATAGATAACACAAGTGGCCAACTGTGTAAAGCAGATATTTATTGTACTAGTAGTACAATACAATAAGTTTTGTAGGATATTTTGTGAAACAAAGCAGACACCACAAAATATCTTCTCAGCTAGCTCTCATCTAGACTCTCTGTTCCGCTGGCAAGCTCTCCGCTGACGTGGCACCCAGACACGTCTGAAAAGCGAGACACAACTCAACTCAAACTTTTTTTTCCATAATGTTTTTCTCATACATAAACTCAAACACCTCCTTGCATTATTTCCTTCTCCTTAACA
Coding sequences:
- the LOC108220193 gene encoding protein DCL homolog, chloroplastic; protein product: MAYYSISLAKSLQTHLHKNPITPNQSFSCSTAVSWPFKKAPFGALKARGGNQEAYGSEMLRKPVTSQGKEGESRRELDDDEEEEEEEEKEEDFVDWEDQILEDTVPLVGFVRMILHSGKYESGDRLSPEHEETILERLLPYHPECDKKIGSGVDYITVGYHPDFESSRCLFIVQKDGKLVDFSYWKCLKGLIRKKYPLYADSFILRHFRQRRRS